CGTCAGCTGCAGGACGCCGGTTTTGCCGACCCGCAAAAAGCCCTCAAGCAACTCGCCGGCTTGCGTGTCAGCCCGCAGTTGCGGGCCATGCAGCGCCTGGGGCGTGAACGTCTGGATGCCTTTATTCCGCGCCTGCTGGCCCAGGCGGTGGAGCACGCCGACCCGGACCTGGTGCTGGAACGGGTGTTGCCGCTGGTCGAAGCGGTAGCCCGGCGTTCGGCCTACCTGGTGCTGCTCACCGAAAACCCCGGCGCCCTGCGCCGTCTGCTGACCCTGTGCGCCGCCAGCCCATGGATCGCCGAGCAGATCACCCGCTTCCCGCTGCTGCTCGATGAACTGCTTAATGAAGGCCGCCTGTTCAGCCCGCCGCAGGCCCCGGAACTGGCCGCCGAGCTGCGCGAGCGGCTGACGCGCATCCCCGAGGACGACCTCGAGCAGCAAATGGAGGCCTTGCGCCACTTCAAACTGGCCCACAGCCTGCGCGTGGCCGCTTCAGAAATCGCCGGCAACCTGCCGCTGATGAAAGTCAGCGACTACCTGACCTGGCTGGCCGAGGCGATTCTCAACCAGGTGCTGGCCCTGGCCTGGCGCCAGACGGTCAGCCGTCACGGCCAGCCCAAGCGCAGCGACGGCAGCCTGTGCGACCCGGGCTTCATTATTGTCGGCTACGGCAAGGTTGGCGGCATCGAGCTGGGCCACGGCTCGGACCTGGACCTGGTGTTCATCCACGACGGCGACCCGCAGGCCGAAACCGATGGCGCCAAGCCGATCGACAGCGCGCAGTTCTTTACCCGCCTGGGCCAGCGCATCATTCACCTGCTGACCACCCAGACCAACTCCGGGCAACTCTACGACGTGGACATGCGCCTGCGACCTTCGGGTGCGTCGGGGTTGCTGGTCAGCTCCCTGGGCGCCTTCGAGCGTTACCAGCAGAACGAAGCCTGGACCTGGGAGCACCAAGCCCTGGTCCGCGCCCGGGTGCTGGTCGGTTGCCCGCAGGTGGGTACGGCGTTCGAGGCGGTGCGCGCGCGCATCCTTGGCCAGGCCCGCGACCTGCCCAAGCTGCAGGCCGAGGTCAGCGAGATGCGCGCCAAGATGCGCGACAACCTCGGCACCAAGCTCAGCGCCGCCGGGACTGCGGCCAATGCTTTCGAGGCCGGTGTGCCCTTCGATATCAAGCAGGATGCCGGTGGTATCGTCGATATCGAATTTATGGTGCAATACGCCGCTTTGGCCTGGTCTCACGACCATCCGGCACTGCTGCGCTGGACCGACAACATCCGCATCCTCGAAGAGCTTGAGCAGGCCGGGCTGATGCCCGCCAGCGATGCCGTGCTGCTGCGCGAGGTGTACAAGGCGTTCCGTTCCGCCGCGCACCGCCAGGCCCTGCAAAAGCAGGCCGGGGTAATCGATGCCGGGCAGTTCGTCCAGGAGCGCCAGGAGGTGCGGCGGATCTGGTCGCAGCTGGGTTTGAGTTGAGCCATCGGCCAGGCGGTTCAGGCACCAGGACGCCTGCCACGACCACAGTACAGCCCGAGTGGCGTACACTGGTCGACATATAGCCTGAATATAAAGAGGGGAGGCCAGGCTGTTTGCGAACAGTTTGCAGCCTCCCTGATCGTTTCTGGATAAAGCATGAGAATTTTGATCATTGGCCCCAGCTGGGTGGGCGACATGGTAATGGCGCAGACCCTGTTCCAGTGCCTGAAGCAGCGTCACCCGGAATGTGTGATCGATGTGCTGGCGCCCGAGTGGAGCCGGCCGATCCTCGAGCGCATGCCTGAAGTGCGCCAGGCCTTGAGCTTCCCGCTCGGCCACGGCGCGCTGGAGCTTGCCACGCGCCGGCGTATCGGCAAGTCCCTGGCCGGCCAGTACGACCAGGCGATCCTGCTGCCCAACTCGCTGAAATCGGCGCTGGTGCCGTTCTTTGCCGGCATCCCCAAGCGTACCGGCTGGCGCGGCGAGCTGCGTTTCGGCCTGCTCAACGACGTGCGCAAGCTCGACAAGGCCAAGTACCCGCTGATGATCGAGCGCTTCATGGCCCTGGCCTACCCGGCCGGCGCC
This portion of the Pseudomonas sp. SORT22 genome encodes:
- the glnE gene encoding bifunctional [glutamate--ammonia ligase]-adenylyl-L-tyrosine phosphorylase/[glutamate--ammonia-ligase] adenylyltransferase gives rise to the protein MSLPLLAELPATLTALVSRNEQSFRAAVALQPELSVADWNAERWAQFARVSAASDFALEQVLRDPAMLVDLAASGELDRAFAAGQLCAQIAAASQAAESEDELARNLRRQRSRQQVRIIWRDLTRQADLVQTCRDLSDLADACIDQAYNWLYPRHCQQFGTPIGHRSGEPQHMVVLGMGKLGAVELNLSSDIDLIFAFPEGGETEGVKRSLDNQEFFTRLGQRLIKALDPITVDGFVFRVDMRLRPYGSAGALVLSFNALEQYYQDQGRDWERYAMIKARVVAGDQVAGAQLLDLLRPFVYRRYLDFSAIEALRTMKQLIQQEVRRKGMAENIKLGAGGIREVEFIAQAFQLIHGGRDLSLQQRPLLKVLSTLEGQGYLPPAVIAELREGYEFLRYTEHAIQAIADRQTQMLPDDELDRARIAFMLGFADWPSFHAQLMHWRGRIDWHFRQVIADPDEDENEEGEVIVGGEWLPLWEEAQNEEAACRQLQDAGFADPQKALKQLAGLRVSPQLRAMQRLGRERLDAFIPRLLAQAVEHADPDLVLERVLPLVEAVARRSAYLVLLTENPGALRRLLTLCAASPWIAEQITRFPLLLDELLNEGRLFSPPQAPELAAELRERLTRIPEDDLEQQMEALRHFKLAHSLRVAASEIAGNLPLMKVSDYLTWLAEAILNQVLALAWRQTVSRHGQPKRSDGSLCDPGFIIVGYGKVGGIELGHGSDLDLVFIHDGDPQAETDGAKPIDSAQFFTRLGQRIIHLLTTQTNSGQLYDVDMRLRPSGASGLLVSSLGAFERYQQNEAWTWEHQALVRARVLVGCPQVGTAFEAVRARILGQARDLPKLQAEVSEMRAKMRDNLGTKLSAAGTAANAFEAGVPFDIKQDAGGIVDIEFMVQYAALAWSHDHPALLRWTDNIRILEELEQAGLMPASDAVLLREVYKAFRSAAHRQALQKQAGVIDAGQFVQERQEVRRIWSQLGLS